A section of the Estrella lausannensis genome encodes:
- a CDS encoding non-canonical purine NTP pyrophosphatase translates to MKQFRLNTSNQGKFKEFERLFAAFGISLEATHIDLKEIAADPLSVIVHKASVAGERVIVDDTSLDVEGEAVGVYVRSMLDELPRFIGKRVHWRVLLAYREENQVFVFAGELAGVVVSRRGSSGFGFDPYFLPEGEELTLAESKPDSLNARAMAVKALMQGKPFKVLPANTSWDGSWQ, encoded by the coding sequence TTGAAACAATTTAGGCTGAACACCAGCAATCAGGGTAAATTTAAAGAGTTTGAACGGCTTTTTGCCGCTTTTGGCATCTCGCTGGAGGCCACCCACATCGACCTGAAAGAGATCGCTGCGGATCCCCTCAGCGTGATTGTCCACAAGGCGAGCGTTGCCGGTGAGCGGGTGATTGTTGATGACACATCGCTTGATGTGGAAGGGGAGGCCGTTGGAGTGTATGTGCGTTCCATGCTAGACGAGCTGCCCCGGTTTATCGGCAAGAGAGTGCACTGGCGCGTGCTCTTGGCTTACCGGGAAGAAAATCAGGTTTTTGTCTTTGCCGGCGAGCTTGCCGGAGTGGTTGTCAGCAGAAGAGGCTCTTCAGGATTTGGCTTTGACCCCTATTTTCTGCCCGAGGGTGAGGAGTTGACGCTCGCCGAATCGAAGCCGGACTCCTTGAATGCCCGGGCGATGGCTGTCAAAGCTTTGATGCAGGGCAAGCCTTTCAAGGTCCTGCCCGCAAATACCTCTTGGGATGGCTCTTGGCAGTGA